The proteins below are encoded in one region of Brassica napus cultivar Da-Ae chromosome A6, Da-Ae, whole genome shotgun sequence:
- the LOC111198831 gene encoding probable fucosyltransferase 8 — translation MKSTRTFITCFVVCSMLLLAFSNIFSRHPSDLDPPNVTTTGNHENPRDTLQGGLLAKSFDQKSCLSRYQSSLYRKPSPYKPSIALISKLRSYEKLHKRCAPGTESYKRATENLHKLSHGSGEQCQYIVWVPLSGLGNRILSLVSVFLYALLTERVILVDQRNDINDLFCEPFPDASWLLPLEFPLTNQIDRFNWRSPRSFGNMLKHHRLINNSAIKSFQTSYLYLHLVHNYGEYDQMFFCHGDQSLIRKVPWLIVKSDNYFVPSLWSLPSFQSELTKLFPKKDTVFHHLGRYLIHPTNQVWGLVTRFYNAYLSRADERLGIQIRVFHHAGFLELVLDQVVSCTQREKLLPEAQEEEVNISKKTTPKLRAVLVTSLNPEYSNNLKRVYWERVSSTGDVIVGVYQASQEMHQQRNKKLHNQKALAEMYLLSLADNIVTSAWSTFGYVAQGLGGMKPWILYKPENYTVPDPPCGRATSMEPCFHSPPLYGCEADTGGTDDSLKIASPFVRRCEDRVSGIKLFDHPQEL, via the exons ATGAAGTCCACCAGAACATTCATCACTTGCTTTGTAGTCTGCTCCATGCTTCTACTTGCATTTTCTAACATCTTCAGTCGCCATCCCTCGGATCTTGATCCACCTAATGTTACTACCACCG GTAATCATGAAAATCCAAGGGATACACTCCAAGGAGGGCTTCTTGCTAAATCATTTGATCAAAAATCTTGTCTAAGTAGGTACCAGTCTTCGTTATATCGCAAACCTTCACCATACAAGCCTTCTATAGCCCTCATCTCCAAGCTTAGAAGCTACGAGAAGCTTCACAAGCGTTGCGCTCCAGGCACAGAATCTTACAAGAGGGCAACAGAGAACCTCCACAAACTTTCACACGGCTCCGGTGAGCAATGCCAATACATTGTGTGGGTTCCATTGTCTGGACTCGGAAACAGAATACTCTCTCTGGTCTCCGTCTTTCTCTATGCTCTCTTGACGGAGAGAGTCATCCTCGTCGACCAACGGAACGATATAAACGATCTCTTCTGCGAGCCGTTTCCGGATGCTTCCTGGTTACTCCCTCTCGAGTTTCCATTGACAAATCAGATAGACAGGTTTAACTGGCGGTCACCACGTTCTTTCGGTAACATGTTGAAGCATCATCGTTTGATTAATAACTCCGCAATAAAAAGCTTCCAAACATCATATCTTTACCTCCACCTTGTTCACAACTACGGGGAGTACGACCAGATGTTTTTCTGCCATGGAGATCAATCGCTGATCCGGAAAGTCCCTTGGCTGATCGTTAAATCAGACAACTACTTCGTCCCGTCTCTATGGTCTCTCCCTAGCTTCCAGTCTGAGCTAACCAAGCTCTTCCCAAAGAAAGACACCGTCTTCCACCATTTAGGACGGTACCTTATCCACCCGACCAACCAAGTTTGGGGTTTGGTCACCAGATTCTACAACGCTTACTTGTCAAGAGCAGACGAGAGGCTGGGGATTCAAATACGTGTTTTCCATCACGCAGGGTTTCTCGAGCTCGTACTCGACCAGGTCGTATCATGCACACAAAGAGAGAAACTATTACccgaagcacaagaagaagaagtcaatATATCGAAAAAAACCACCCCGAAACTTAGAGCAGTGCTAGTCACGTCTCTGAATCCAGAGTATTCTAACAACCTGAAGAGAGTGTACTGGGAGCGCGTGAGTTCCACAGGAGACGTGATCGTCGGAGTTTATCAGGCAAGCCAAGAAATGCACCAGCAAAGAAACAAGAAGCTTCACAACCAAAAGGCCCTCGCGGAGATGTATCTACTTAGCTTGGCTGATAACATTGTCACGAGCGCGTGGTCTACGTTTGGATACGTTGCTCAGGGTCTAGGAGGAATGAAGCCGTGGATACTGTACAAGCCAGAGAACTACACGGTTCCTGATCCACCATGCGGTCGTGCCACGTCGATGGAGCCTTGTTTCCATTCTCCTCCGTTGTATGGTTGTGAAGCCGACACAGGAGGAACTGATGATTCCCTTAAAATAGCTTCGCCTTTCGTTAGGCGTTGTGAAGATCGCGTTTCTGGGATTAAGCTATTTGATCACCCACAAGAGTTATAG
- the LOC125610201 gene encoding 2-oxoglutarate-dependent dioxygenase DAO-like yields MADLNEVIPTIDLKGVPDEKLNQRIREASERWGCFKVINHGVSSSLLSEMKKTVTDLHERPHEVKIRNTDVILSSGYKPRSELNPLYESFGLFDVASPQAINTFCDKLEASAEQREIMVKYGKAMDGLAKDLTRMLARSYELADPDICKEWPSQFRISKYHFNPEKVGKNGLITHTDPGFLTIVHGDDNVGGLEAMDHSSGTYYPINTSPNTLTVNLGDMAKIWSNGRMCNVKHRVQCKEAKMRITTSTFLLTPMDEVVEPPSEFVDAEHPRLYKPISDGELRKIRLSNNMHDGESFQFITLK; encoded by the exons ATGGCTGATCTCAATGAAGTCATTCCGACAATAGACTTGAAAGGGGTTCCGGATGAGAAGCTGAACCAGCGGATACGTGAGGCGAGTGAGAGATGGGGATGTTTCAAGGTGATCAACCATGGAGTTTCTTCGTCTTTGTTGTCTGAGATGAAGAAGACTGTTACAGATCTCCATGAACGTCCACACGAGGTGAAAATACGAAACACTGATGTGATACTATCAAGTGGTTACAAGCCTAGAAGTGAGTTAAATCCTCTTTATGAATCGTTCGGTCTTTTTGACGTCGCCTCTCCACAAGCGATTAACACTTTTTGTGACAAACTTGAGGCATCTGCTGAACAAAG aGAGATCATGGTGAAGTATGGCAAAGCTATGGATGGTCTTGCAAAAGATTTAACAAGGATGTTAGCAAGGAGTTATGAGTTAGCGGATCCCGATATATGCAAAGAATGGCCGAGCCAGTTTCGGATTAGCAAATATCATTTCAATCCTGAAAAAGTTGGTAAAAATGGTTTGATAACACACACGGATCctggatttttaacaattgTTCACGGTGATGACAATGTTGGTGGACTTGAGGCCATGGACCATTCTTCAGGAACCTATTACCCCATAAACACGTCACCAAACACACTTACTGTCAACCTTGGTGACATGGCTAAG ATATGGAGCAATGGGAGGATGTGCAATGTGAAGCATAGAGTGCAATGCAAAGAAGCAAAAATGAGGATTACCACCTCCACCTTCCTATTAACACCAATGGATGAAGTTGTTGAGCCTCCAAGTGAATTTGTGGATGCTGAACATCCACGTCTATACAAGCCTATCAGCGATGGAGAACTAAGAAAGATTAGGCTAAGCAACAACATGCATGACGGCGAATCTTTCCAGTTTATAACCCTCAAATAG
- the LOC106397198 gene encoding 2-oxoglutarate-dependent dioxygenase DAO — protein sequence MVVLKTKKTKPIIYLLRENIMADLNEVIPTIDLKGVPDEKLNQQIREASERWGCFKVINHGVSSSLLSEMKKTVTDLHERPHEVKIRNTDVILASGYKPRSELNPLYESFGLFDVASPQAINTFCDKLEASAEQREIMVKYGNAMDGLAKYLTRMLAKSYELADHDICKEWPSQFRISKYHFNPETVGKNGLITHTDPGFLTIVHGDDNVGGLEAMDHSSGTYFPINTSPNTLTVNLGDMAKIWSNGRLCNVKHRVQCKEAKMRITISTFLLIPMDEVVEPPSEFVDAEHPRLYKPISDGELRKIRLSNNMHDGESFQFITLK from the exons ATGGTTGTCCTGaagacaaagaaaacaaaacctaTCATATACTTACTGAGAGAAAACATAATGGCTGATCTCAACGAAGTCATTCCGACAATAGACTTGAAAGGGGTTCCGGATGAGAAGCTGAACCAGCAGATACGTGAGGCGAGTGAGAGATGGGGATGTTTCAAGGTGATCAACCATGGAGTTTCTTCGTCTTTGTTGTCTGAGATGAAGAAGACTGTCACAGATCTCCATGAACGTCCACACGAGGTGAAAATACGAAACACTGATGTGATACTAGCAAGTGGTTACAAGCCTAGAAGTGAGTTAAATCCTCTTTATGAATCATTTGGTCTTTTTGACGTCGCCTCTCCACAAGCGATTAACACTTTTTGTGACAAACTTGAGGCCTCTGCTGAACAAAG aGAGATCATGGTGAAGTATGGCAATGCTATGGATGGTCTTGcaaaatatttaacaaggaTGTTAGCAAAGAGTTATGAATTAGCGGATCACGATATATGCAAAGAATGGCCGAGCCAGTTTCGGATTAGCAAATATCATTTCAATCCTGAAACAGTTGGTAAAAATGGTTTGATAACACACACGGATCctggatttttaacaattgTTCACGGTGATGACAATGTTGGTGGACTTGAGGCCATGGACCATTCTTCAGGAACCTATTTTCCTATAAACACTTCGCCAAACACACTTACTGTCAACCTTGGTGACATGGCTAAg ATATGGAGCAATGGGAGGCTGTGCAATGTGAAGCATAGAGTGCAATGCAAAGAAGCAAAAATGAGGATTACCATCTCCACCTTCCTATTAATACCAATGGATGAAGTTGTTGAGCCTCCAAGTGAATTTGTGGATGCTGAACATCCACGTCTATACAAGCCTATCAGCGATGGAGAACTAAGGAAGATTAGGCTAAGCAACAACATGCATGACGGCGAATCTTTCCAGTTTATAACCCTCAAATAA
- the LOC106399941 gene encoding probable fucosyltransferase 8: MGRIETVPTKKTRSVTITFNHTFIITFIKEVQEPSTITRTSVFKSHLNPLIALNNNCKHYLKSLGKFSELCVFKMKLRTLFVTCLLLWSLMLLSLFIIFNHRLLDAMTVNSPSYSGKPREDKLLGGLLSEEFDEGSCLSRYQSSLYRKPSPYEPSEYLVSKLKSYEMLHKRCGPGTEAFKRATEQLGHDTRSCGECRYIVWVAVHGLGNRIVSLVSAFLFALLTERVLLLDQGTDMRHLFCEPFPGTSWLLPHDFPLMDQLDSSRCYGTMLKTDAINSATTGTIPSYLYLYLIHDYEDHDKMFFCERDQNLIRQVPWLVSNSNQYFVPSLWLIPSFQTELIKLFPQKDTVFHHLGRYLLHPTNQVWGLITRFYNAYLSRADETLGVQVRVFSNPDGYLEHVMNQILSCTQREKLLPELTTLESQVTNKSTSPKLKAVLVTSLYPEYSEKLRAMYWESPSSTGDMVQVYQPSQEMFQQTDEKLHDQKALAEMYLLSLTDKLVTSGLSTFGYVAQGLGGLKAWILYRPTNHTTPDPPCVRAVSMEPCFHRPPPINGCQAKTVNSTRFVRRCEEWTTGIKLVDSTDVF, translated from the exons ATGGGAAGGATAGAGACTGTACCAACAAAAAAGACAAGAAGCGTCACCATCACCTTCAACCACACGTTTATCATCACATTTATAAAAGAGGTACAAGAACCTTCTACCATAACCAGAACTAGTGTTTTTAAGTCACACTTGAACCCTTTGATAGCGCTTAATAATAACTGCAAGCACTACTTAAAATCTCTAGGAAAATTTTCTGAGCTCTGTGTTTTCAAGATGAAACTAAGGACATTATTTGTCACTTGCTTGCTACTTTGGTCACTCATGTTGCTATCATTATTCATCATCTTCAACCACCGGCTTCTTGATGCTATGACCGTCAACA GTCCAAGTTATTCAGGGAAACCAAGGGAGGATAAACTGTTAGGAGGACTGCTTAGTGAAGAGTTTGATGAAGGTTCTTGCTTGAGTAGGTACCAGTCTTCATTGTACCGCAAGCCATCACCTTACGAGCCTTCTGAATATCTTGTCTCCAAGCTTAAAAGCTACGAGATGCTTCACAAGCGTTGCGGCCCAGGCACAGAAGCCTTCAAGAGAGCAACAGAACAACTTGGTCATGACACTAGATCTTGTGGTGAATGCAGATACATTGTGTGGGTTGCTGTTCACGGGCTTGGAAACAGAATAGTATCTCTAGTTTCTGCATTCCTCTTTGCTCTCTTGACAGAGAGAGTCCTTCTCCTTGACCAAGGCACAGACATGAGACATCTCTTCTGTGAGCCTTTTCCGGGTACTTCCTGGTTACTCCCTCATGATTTTCCTTTGATGGATCAGTTAGATAGTTCCCGTTGTTACGGAACAATGCTGAAGACTGATGCCATTAACTCGGCTACAACAGGAACCATCCCCTCCTACCTCTATCTATATCTTATTCACGATTATGAGGATCATGATAAGATGTTCTTCTGTGAAAGAGATCAAAATCTCATCAGACAAGTCCCTTGGTTGGTCTCCAACTCAAACCAATACTTTGTTCCATCTCTCTGGTTGATCCCTAGTTTCCAAACCGAACTCATCAAGCTGTTCCCACAGAAAGACACCGTCTTCCACCATTTAGGTCGCTATCTTCTCCACCCTACAAACCAAGTTTGGGGTTTGATCACTAGGTTCTACAATGCCTACTTATCAAGAGCAGACGAGACACTCGGTGTTCAAGTACGAGTTTTTAGCAACCCCGACGGATACTTGGAGCATGTCATGAACCAGATCCTATCATGCACACAAAGAGAGAAACTATTACCTGAGCTGACTACACTTGAATCACAAGTCACTAATAAATCAACAAGCCCGAAGCTCAAAGCTGTTCTTGTCACGTCACTTTACCCGGAGTACTCGGAGAAGCTAAGGGCAATGTACTGGGAAAGCCCGAGTTCGACAGGAGACATGGTACAAGTTTACCAACCTAGCCAAGAGATGTTTCAGCAGACAGACGAGAAGCTTCACGACCAAAAGGCACTCGCTGAGATGTACCTGTTAAGCCTAACTGATAAACTTGTCACAAGCGGCCTGTCTACGTTCGGCTACGTTGCTCAAGGTCTCGGAGGATTGAAAGCATGGATACTCTACAGGCCAACGAACCACACAACTCCAGACCCACCTTGCGTTAGAGCCGTGTCGATGGAGCCATGTTTCCATAGACCTCCTCCAATCAATGGTTGTCAAGCTAAGACGGTGAATAGCACTCGTTTTGTTAGGCGTTGTGAGGAGTGGACCACGGGGATTAAGCTAGTTGATTCCACAGATGTGTTTTGA